CCTGGTAGGTTTGTTAGAAACTATGTAGATTATTATCCTGGTGCTGTTCCTTTTTATGGTGGAAAAGAGATAACTCAAATGGTTGTAGAAAGTAGTAAATGGATTGGACATAATCACCCAAAATTAAAAGAGTTAACAGTTGAAACAGGATGGATATTAATTACTAGAAGTGGTACCACTGGCATTGTGTCTATCGTGCCAGAAGCATGGAATGGATATGCAATGAGTGAGCATGTCATTCGAATTAAACCCACAGAAAATAAATTGAGTCCGTATTATTTACTGACTTTTATTAAAACTAAATATTGCCAAAACCTAATATCGAAAGGTGTTTACGGTTCGGTAATAGATTCGATAACCCCAGATTTTATAGGCAATCTTGATATTCATATTCCAAAAAATGAAAATGAATATCAAAATGCTGTAGAAAAAATGAAGAAAGCCGAAGAAATGAGAAACATTGCATTAACTGAAACACATGAAAGTATTAATTCACTTAACGAAATGATTTTAAGTTAAATACGCTTATGACTATGTAGTATTTGTTGCATTAAATCTAATAATTCAGTTACTGTCAAGTTTCCCTGTAATTGATTACTTCTTTTAAGCATTAAGAAAGTATTAGATGGTTCATGTTTTCCACTTCGGTCTAACGGAGTTAAATGACCAGATTGTATGATTCTAGCATCAGCAATTACTTCATTTATTCTAATTGGGTTTTTCTGTATTGGATCAACATAGTTACCTGGCTCAATATCATGCTCCATCATAAACCCAAAACAAGTTTTAATATCATTATTTGGTAATTTAGGGCAACCGAGCATACTAAAACATTGTAAATAATATTTAATTTCTACAAGAGTAGCCATCACTTCGGTTGCATAAAATTTATGTTGAGAATCAAGCAACCAACGGTTAGTACGATTTCCATCCGCACCGTCTTGCGGTCTACCTGGAACTCTACTTGAGTGAGGTTTCCAAGGAGGAGACCTTCTCCCTGCATCTCTTAATTTAGTTGTTAATCTAGTTATTTGTCTTCTATCGAATCCATTGTCAACTAGATGTTGTCTACGTTCTTGCTATCAAATCCATTAAATCTCTAGCGTTTTCTACTGATATATCGTAGCCATCAGAAACTAATTCATTGATTCTTTTTAAATTTGTTACAACTGTCATATATCTAGAAAAAAGTTTTCAATTTTTATATCAAAATCTTTTGCTAACCTGTATATATTTTTAAGAGAGATATTTCGTTCACCTCTTTCAATCATACCTATATAAGTTCTATGGAAGTCTGTTTTTTCAGCTAACCTTTCTTGACTCCATTTTTTTGTTAATCGTAATTCACGAACTCGATTTCCAAATGCTTTTAAAACATCGTTATTCATACTTACAAATTAAATCTAATGAATACAATAAATCTACATACAAAAAGTATCATTTTGGAGTTCTGAGATTTTAGAACAATACCCACTCCATACACATTTTGCCTCCACTACTCTGCCCTTTCAGCAAAAAGAGTATTACATTACATTTCTAAAGAAACATTTGAGAAGAAAAAAATAAGGTATGATTAAGTGGTAAAAAGCTTTTTACCAAAACAAAGTTACATAACGCGAGAACATTATAGTACAAAAATATTTATAGCTATAACTCCATATTAGTATCCCTATGAGCAAGTAGGTATATGAAATTACCAAATAGGGTTCTACCTTGTGTTTTTTACAAGTAGCAAAGAATGAATCCTCTTTTAAACAATTATAGTACTATTTTATAGTTCTCTGAAGATGGCATGCATCATTCTCTTTTTATCATTGATGCTTTCTTCCAAGGCAATCATCGTTTCCGTTCTGTTTACACCAGGAATTTCGTCTATTTGATAAATAATTTCCTTGGCATCAATAGTCCCTTTTGCTCTTAACTTACAAAAGATGTTGTACTTACCGGCTGTTACATAGGCAACGGTTATATTGGGTATTTTTCTTAAGCTTTTAATTACTTCTTTTGTCATTGACGTCCTTTCCATAAAGATACCTACGTGAGCAATAAAAGAATACCCCATTTTCTCATAATTCAATGTTAGCGTAGATCCTTGAATAATACCTTCATCCTCCATTTTTTTTACTCTTATATGTATGGTTCCTGCTGAAACTAGTAATTTTTTTGCAATATCGGTAAAGGGGGTTCTAGCGTTTTCAATCAAAATGTCTAAAATCTGATGATCGATTTCGTCTAATATGAATTTTTTCATTTTTTGATTATTATTCAAATAACTTTGCAAAATTATCAAAAAAATTCAAAGTAAAAAGGAACTTAATGATAAAAATTCAATAAAAAATCATTTTCATTGTGAAATAATTTTCTTTTTAAATTCACACCTTCTATTTTTTTAGGTATGAATTTAAGCTGGTTATCAACAATTTGTTCTTTATATTGATAGACCTCATCTTCTTTATTTTTAAAACGTTTTACTACATCGAAAAAGATTTCGTTATTATTAGGAATGTTAAAATATGCTTGATAATCATCATTGAAAAAGGCTGTTTTTGCTATGCTATATACACCTTGAAGGATAGCAAAAAAAGTAAACCTTCTAGTTTCTTCACGATGATAATCATTGTGATAATGCCCGGATTCAATAAGAATGGTATGGAATCCTAATTTCTGGAAGTTATCCCCTGTAGCCGTAGGATAAAATTCATCTG
This window of the Flavobacteriaceae bacterium genome carries:
- a CDS encoding helix-turn-helix domain-containing protein, with protein sequence MNNDVLKAFGNRVRELRLTKKWSQERLAEKTDFHRTYIGMIERGERNISLKNIYRLAKDFDIKIENFFLDI
- a CDS encoding winged helix-turn-helix transcriptional regulator, which codes for MKKFILDEIDHQILDILIENARTPFTDIAKKLLVSAGTIHIRVKKMEDEGIIQGSTLTLNYEKMGYSFIAHVGIFMERTSMTKEVIKSLRKIPNITVAYVTAGKYNIFCKLRAKGTIDAKEIIYQIDEIPGVNRTETMIALEESINDKKRMMHAIFREL